Proteins from one Paenibacillus amylolyticus genomic window:
- the wecB gene encoding UDP-N-acetylglucosamine 2-epimerase (non-hydrolyzing), which produces MKIMTVLGTRPEIIRLSLIISKLDQYASKHILVHTGQNFTESLSGLFFKEMGLRAPDYVLQDEAASLGRQLSSMFTQMEDLILQEKPDKLLLLGDTNSALCAILAERMGVPVIHMEAGNRCFDLDVPEEKNRKVIDAISTINMPYTEQSKKHLVSEGVPSRRIVLTGNPIYEVMQHYDAQVSSSKILKKLKLKSGQYFLVTAHRAENVDHAPHLLEIMKGLNQVAEEHGLRVICSIHPRTAIRIAEHLQLEMNPLVEFHEPFGFFDFVMLERHARCALTDSGTVQEECCIMGVPTVTMRRTTERPETVDCGSNVVSGLDATRIADCVKIMTTMSADWDCPQGYKATDVSSKVVKFLLGGKMHV; this is translated from the coding sequence ATGAAGATCATGACGGTGCTGGGTACGAGACCTGAGATCATTCGACTCAGCCTGATCATTTCCAAGCTGGACCAGTACGCGTCCAAACATATTCTGGTACACACGGGGCAGAACTTCACGGAAAGTCTCAGTGGTCTCTTTTTCAAGGAAATGGGCCTGCGCGCACCGGATTATGTTCTTCAGGATGAAGCGGCCTCTCTGGGACGACAGCTGTCCTCGATGTTTACGCAGATGGAAGATCTGATATTGCAGGAGAAGCCTGATAAATTGCTGCTGCTTGGCGATACCAATAGTGCCTTATGTGCAATATTGGCTGAGCGCATGGGTGTTCCTGTTATTCATATGGAAGCCGGCAATCGTTGCTTCGATCTGGATGTGCCTGAGGAGAAGAATCGCAAGGTTATTGACGCCATCTCCACCATCAATATGCCTTACACGGAACAGAGCAAGAAACATTTGGTCAGTGAAGGTGTACCAAGCAGGCGCATCGTGCTTACGGGCAATCCCATCTATGAAGTCATGCAGCACTACGACGCACAGGTAAGTTCAAGCAAAATACTCAAGAAGCTCAAGTTGAAGTCCGGGCAGTACTTTTTGGTTACTGCCCATCGAGCCGAGAATGTGGATCATGCTCCTCATTTGCTGGAGATTATGAAAGGGCTGAATCAAGTCGCAGAAGAACACGGGTTGCGTGTGATCTGCAGCATTCATCCGCGTACAGCGATTCGGATTGCGGAGCATCTGCAGCTGGAGATGAATCCGTTGGTAGAGTTTCACGAGCCGTTCGGATTCTTTGACTTTGTGATGCTCGAACGTCATGCACGCTGTGCGCTCACGGACAGTGGTACTGTGCAGGAGGAGTGCTGCATTATGGGCGTGCCAACCGTAACGATGCGTCGAACTACCGAGCGGCCGGAAACGGTGGATTGCGGCAGCAATGTGGTCTCCGGTCTGGATGCGACTCGCATCGCTGATTGCGTGAAAATCATGACAACGATGTCTGCCGACTGGGATTGCCCGCAAGGTTACAAAGCAACAGATGTATCCAGTAAAGTGGTTAAATTTCTGCTTGGAGGGAAAATGCATGTTTGA
- a CDS encoding SDR family oxidoreductase, giving the protein MKLLILGGNGMAGHILVDYFRRQGVHSVFYTSRDVTDPNGLLLDVNDSFMVDRLVEAVHPDVIINAVGVLNSFADEDKITAYHINGFLPHRLRRVADTIGARLIHISTDCVFSGDRGAYREDDVTDGTSAYAITKALGEIQDEGHLTIRTSIIGPEIRQGGIGLMQWFMSSTGEVGGYTRVFWNGVTTLELAKWVDHYLTSSVSGLIHLAHPAPVSKHDLLVLFKQIWDKQDVTIVRDDSVVQDRTLVSTREDVKTDLPDYSTMLKELALWMEQS; this is encoded by the coding sequence ATGAAACTGCTGATACTTGGTGGAAACGGAATGGCCGGCCATATATTGGTCGACTATTTCCGCCGTCAAGGTGTGCACAGCGTCTTCTATACATCTCGGGATGTAACAGACCCCAATGGTCTGCTCCTGGATGTGAACGACAGCTTCATGGTTGATCGACTGGTAGAAGCGGTGCACCCGGATGTCATTATTAATGCTGTAGGTGTGTTGAACAGCTTCGCAGATGAGGACAAAATCACCGCATACCATATTAATGGTTTCCTGCCGCATCGTTTGCGGCGGGTTGCGGATACCATTGGTGCACGTCTGATTCATATCAGCACGGATTGTGTGTTCAGCGGGGATCGCGGAGCATACCGGGAAGATGATGTTACGGACGGGACTTCTGCCTATGCCATTACCAAAGCACTTGGGGAAATTCAGGATGAAGGCCATCTGACGATCCGTACGTCCATCATCGGACCGGAGATTCGGCAAGGCGGCATTGGTTTGATGCAATGGTTTATGTCCAGTACAGGTGAAGTTGGCGGGTATACCCGCGTATTCTGGAATGGTGTGACCACGCTTGAGCTGGCCAAATGGGTCGACCATTACCTGACTTCATCCGTCAGCGGTCTCATTCACCTGGCACATCCGGCACCTGTCAGCAAGCATGATCTGCTTGTGTTATTCAAGCAGATCTGGGATAAGCAGGATGTGACGATTGTGCGTGACGACAGTGTGGTGCAGGACCGGACGCTGGTGTCCACTCGCGAGGATGTGAAGACAGACCTGCCGGATTATTCTACAATGCTGAAGGAGTTGGCATTATGGATGGAGCAGAGCTGA
- a CDS encoding glycosyltransferase → MEPKVSIVIPFYNCTYIEQAVHSAIHQTYPHIEVIVVDDGSTEHVERLEPFMEHIHYIRKENGGTATALNEGIKHATGDYFVWLSSDDVMLLDRVEKQLKFMREVKASFCHSAYHYVNEKSEWLDTVQPEVGSRLEMLQVLLEGCPINGCTVMLEMNAFERFGLFDTDFRYTHDYEMWLRLFPMYELFYYNEPLMCYRLHESMGTKRHFKALVAEMEKVQEKHRPILLNLLQVGGYWK, encoded by the coding sequence TTGGAGCCGAAAGTATCGATTGTCATTCCTTTTTATAACTGTACGTATATCGAGCAGGCGGTTCACAGCGCCATTCACCAGACGTATCCGCATATTGAAGTAATCGTCGTGGATGATGGTTCAACCGAGCATGTGGAGCGGCTAGAGCCTTTCATGGAGCATATCCATTATATTCGCAAAGAAAACGGTGGAACCGCGACAGCATTAAATGAGGGTATCAAGCATGCGACTGGGGATTATTTCGTCTGGCTCAGTTCAGATGATGTGATGCTGCTGGATCGGGTGGAGAAACAACTGAAGTTTATGCGAGAGGTTAAGGCCTCATTCTGTCATAGTGCCTACCATTATGTGAATGAGAAGAGCGAATGGTTGGATACGGTGCAGCCGGAGGTGGGCAGTCGTCTGGAGATGTTGCAGGTACTGCTTGAAGGTTGTCCGATCAACGGCTGTACGGTCATGTTAGAGATGAATGCCTTTGAGCGGTTTGGCTTGTTTGATACCGATTTTCGCTACACCCATGACTATGAGATGTGGTTGAGACTGTTTCCGATGTATGAGTTGTTCTATTACAATGAACCTCTGATGTGCTACCGTTTGCATGAGTCGATGGGAACCAAACGCCATTTCAAGGCACTGGTTGCCGAGATGGAAAAAGTTCAGGAGAAGCACAGACCTATTTTACTCAATTTGCTTCAGGTTGGCGGATATTGGAAGTAG
- a CDS encoding GNAT family N-acetyltransferase, with the protein MITELHTERLSLRKMKLSDSASLFNIWSDPEVTRFMNISPFTDEHQAIAMINMLDDLSQENKAIRFAIIVRESNEIIGSCGYNSLDYDNLKAEIGYDIARSHWGKGYATEAISSLLAHAFSTMKLNRIEAKVDPYNVNSIMLLQKLNFTCEGTLRAYERAGETFNDLNMYSKLATD; encoded by the coding sequence TTGATTACAGAGTTACACACAGAACGGTTATCTTTGCGAAAAATGAAACTATCGGATTCTGCCAGCCTGTTTAACATTTGGTCTGATCCGGAAGTTACTAGATTCATGAATATCAGTCCTTTTACGGATGAACATCAAGCCATAGCCATGATTAATATGCTGGACGATCTTTCTCAGGAAAACAAAGCTATTCGATTCGCTATCATTGTGCGAGAGTCCAATGAAATTATAGGTTCATGCGGTTATAATTCGCTGGATTATGACAATCTTAAAGCAGAAATCGGGTATGACATTGCCAGATCACACTGGGGAAAAGGATATGCGACGGAAGCGATCTCTTCTTTGTTAGCTCATGCCTTCTCGACGATGAAGCTGAATCGAATTGAAGCAAAGGTTGACCCCTATAATGTGAATTCGATCATGCTATTACAAAAGCTCAATTTCACATGCGAAGGGACCCTCAGAGCATATGAGAGGGCAGGCGAAACGTTCAACGATCTGAATATGTATTCCAAGTTAGCGACAGATTAG
- a CDS encoding glycosyltransferase family 4 protein, whose translation MSSHWIKSTLTELAVPESKFRQIPYAVDLPTYRAAAAVKFRQRPPAGKKVIAFTGRLEYIKGVHVLIKALASLKSKRSDWVCWIAGEGNLLEELRAQTTSAGIGADVVFWGKLDNIPSFLRHADIYVQPSLQDTQPFSVTEAQLAGVPVIVSGTAGMPEMVEPGRTGWVVPPQDADSLRELLDALLEDDVTRRTVGAAAKSWAEQHRSLEVMGYRTFQVYQEAIYRGGQPI comes from the coding sequence GTGTCAAGCCACTGGATCAAGAGCACACTTACAGAACTTGCAGTTCCTGAATCAAAGTTCAGGCAGATTCCCTATGCTGTAGACCTGCCAACCTACCGTGCCGCAGCAGCTGTGAAGTTCCGTCAGCGGCCACCTGCGGGCAAGAAAGTCATTGCTTTTACAGGAAGGCTTGAATACATCAAAGGCGTTCATGTGTTAATCAAGGCTCTGGCCAGTCTCAAAAGTAAACGTTCCGACTGGGTATGCTGGATCGCTGGAGAAGGTAATCTGCTCGAGGAATTGCGAGCACAGACTACGAGTGCTGGCATTGGAGCCGATGTGGTGTTCTGGGGCAAGCTGGACAATATTCCTTCCTTCCTGCGCCATGCAGACATCTATGTCCAGCCCAGCCTGCAGGACACTCAACCGTTCTCCGTTACCGAAGCGCAACTTGCGGGTGTACCTGTTATCGTCAGTGGTACAGCCGGCATGCCTGAGATGGTCGAACCTGGTCGTACAGGGTGGGTTGTTCCTCCGCAGGATGCTGACTCGCTTCGCGAACTGTTGGATGCACTACTGGAGGATGATGTTACCCGGAGAACAGTGGGGGCGGCAGCGAAATCCTGGGCTGAACAACACCGTTCACTGGAAGTGATGGGATATCGTACATTTCAAGTCTACCAGGAAGCCATTTACAGAGGAGGACAACCGATATGA
- a CDS encoding glycosyltransferase: MRVLLVTYWELTHMGGIWTYVKQLADRLIELGVEVDIMGTNGAKNEVYVRNLNRAFSKDTVWPMLQAKLNPTDLPQFTADPLIAYYELNRYAFEMGAAYLGVNHYDVIHAQDPVAAIAIKRILNRHVPSLQVIMALLHVKPFTMLKIPTRSLLSPPICNPSVDVIFSHWRSEVQHYPSSFLCQATGSRAHLQNLQFLNQSSGRFPML, encoded by the coding sequence ATGAGAGTTCTGCTCGTTACGTATTGGGAGCTTACACATATGGGTGGCATATGGACCTATGTTAAACAACTGGCTGACAGGCTGATCGAACTTGGTGTAGAGGTTGATATCATGGGCACCAATGGTGCCAAGAACGAAGTATATGTTCGTAACCTGAACCGCGCTTTCTCCAAGGATACAGTGTGGCCCATGCTGCAAGCCAAACTCAATCCGACCGATCTGCCACAATTTACGGCCGATCCTCTTATTGCTTATTATGAGCTGAATAGATATGCCTTCGAGATGGGCGCCGCTTATCTGGGAGTGAACCACTATGACGTTATTCATGCACAAGATCCGGTAGCCGCCATAGCGATAAAACGTATCTTGAATCGTCATGTTCCCTCGTTACAAGTTATCATGGCGCTCTTGCACGTGAAGCCTTTTACGATGCTCAAAATTCCAACCCGCAGCTTACTCTCCCCTCCTATTTGCAATCCAAGCGTGGACGTTATTTTCTCTCATTGGAGGAGCGAAGTGCAGCACTATCCGAGCTCATTCTTGTGTCAAGCCACTGGATCAAGAGCACACTTACAGAACTTGCAGTTCCTGAATCAAAGTTCAGGCAGATTCCCTATGCTGTAG
- a CDS encoding MFS transporter, which produces MKEQTAVPQEAAEFSIKTIILPLLAIIVGMIMVILDSTVVNVAIPNLVQYFETDLKTIQWTVTGYTLALSAVIPLAGWLTDRFGAKRVFLFTIAMFTLGSVLCSIAQSPEQLIIYRVIQGLGEVWLLLLVWPWSFVWLLLNEEGRSWVCSEFQCCLLLHLARYCPVGLLNH; this is translated from the coding sequence GTGAAAGAACAAACAGCAGTACCTCAGGAGGCGGCAGAGTTTTCAATTAAAACGATCATACTGCCACTTCTGGCTATTATCGTCGGAATGATCATGGTTATTCTGGACAGCACGGTTGTGAATGTAGCCATTCCGAATCTCGTTCAATATTTTGAGACGGATCTGAAGACCATCCAATGGACGGTTACGGGTTACACCCTCGCATTGTCTGCGGTGATTCCGCTGGCAGGCTGGTTAACGGACCGTTTCGGTGCCAAACGAGTATTTCTATTCACAATTGCCATGTTTACCCTGGGTTCTGTATTATGCTCGATTGCCCAATCACCTGAGCAATTAATCATTTACCGTGTCATTCAGGGCCTTGGGGAGGTATGGTTGCTCCTATTGGTATGGCCATGGTCTTTCGTCTGGCTCCTCCTGAACGAAGAGGGTCGATCATGGGTATGCTCGGAATTCCAATGCTGCTTGCTCCTGCACTTGGCCCGGTATTGTCCGGTTGGTTTATTGAATCACTGA
- a CDS encoding MFS transporter, whose translation MAPPERRGSIMGMLGIPMLLAPALGPVLSGWFIESLSWHWIFLINLPIGIAAFILCIKFLPDTDRGRTPALDLLGMILAPIAFSMLAYGVSEGERAGHLQQH comes from the coding sequence CTGGCTCCTCCTGAACGAAGAGGGTCGATCATGGGTATGCTCGGAATTCCAATGCTGCTTGCTCCTGCACTTGGCCCGGTATTGTCCGGTTGGTTTATTGAATCACTGAGCTGGCACTGGATCTTCCTGATTAACTTGCCCATTGGTATTGCAGCTTTCATCCTATGTATCAAATTTCTGCCTGATACAGATCGTGGACGCACGCCTGCACTGGATCTGCTGGGCATGATTCTGGCGCCAATTGCATTCTCGATGCTCGCTTACGGTGTGAGTGAGGGGGAACGAGCTGGACATCTTCAACAACACTGA
- a CDS encoding MFS transporter gives MALFGAMILIPLYLQQIKGYTALETGLILLPQALASGVGMPLGGRLFDKIGARPLAFVGLGIISGALFILSSITAATGLGLIITALIMMGLGMGLSMMPLNTHVLNAAPRKLVGRVTPLTAAAQQVVVSFAVAGLTGFLTSRIADNTTSTEPTAIVQGLVGALMTRSSWLLVLHCSDVCSV, from the coding sequence GTGGCGCTGTTCGGTGCGATGATTCTTATTCCGCTTTATTTACAGCAGATCAAAGGGTACACTGCGTTGGAGACAGGATTAATTCTGCTTCCGCAGGCTCTGGCATCCGGAGTAGGTATGCCGCTCGGCGGCCGATTGTTTGATAAAATTGGTGCGAGACCTCTGGCCTTCGTGGGTCTGGGCATTATCTCGGGAGCGTTGTTCATCCTGTCCTCCATTACCGCAGCGACAGGTCTTGGTCTGATCATCACGGCTCTGATCATGATGGGTCTGGGTATGGGCTTGTCCATGATGCCACTCAATACGCATGTATTGAATGCTGCACCGCGCAAGCTGGTTGGACGGGTTACACCGCTTACGGCTGCTGCCCAGCAAGTGGTTGTGTCCTTCGCAGTTGCAGGGCTTACAGGTTTCCTTACTTCACGAATTGCAGACAATACAACGAGTACGGAGCCGACGGCTATAGTGCAAGGTCTGGTAGGGGCTTTAATGACACGTTCTTCCTGGCTGCTTGTATTGCATTGTTCGGATGTTTGCTCAGTCTGA
- a CDS encoding glycosyltransferase family 4 protein — protein MLSTSLLEGFGYAVAEAISCGCPVLSTDSDGVRSFITHDKTGKFYPIGNIKAAVDEARDLMKNKKLREYIRIQGRQHMSLSFSLDRYAHSFREMMTALRIFH, from the coding sequence ATGTTATCCACTTCCCTGCTGGAAGGATTCGGCTACGCGGTCGCTGAGGCCATTAGTTGTGGCTGTCCGGTGCTTAGCACGGATTCGGATGGTGTGCGCTCATTTATTACACATGATAAGACTGGAAAGTTTTATCCCATTGGAAATATAAAGGCAGCTGTAGACGAAGCAAGAGACCTCATGAAGAACAAGAAACTGCGCGAATATATCCGCATTCAGGGCAGACAGCATATGAGCTTGTCTTTCTCACTCGATCGATATGCCCATTCTTTCCGTGAAATGATGACAGCCCTGCGAATCTTTCACTGA